In the genome of Bradyrhizobium arachidis, one region contains:
- a CDS encoding pyridoxamine 5'-phosphate oxidase family protein: protein MSATVEGSPFHTDELEAQARAGQTARGSGIRGFMPDQHRSFFPLLPYVFVAAADAEGWPLATMLTGRPGFVHAPDPVTLRIDAAPEPDDPATATLACGESIGILGLDLTTRRRNRANGRIVDLDATGLTVAVSQSFGNCAKYIQRRATQEAPLAPASTEAFTGLDVRARVLIEGADTFFVASRSRAEIEANGGLDISHRGGRPGFVRVDGNALTIPDFPGNRYFNTFGNLLGEPRASLLFIDFDCGNLLQLQGIATLDWSASPPSLVEGAERHWRFDVVRGWRRHPAASLRWSFIDYSPVTLGTGIWSSS, encoded by the coding sequence ATGAGTGCGACCGTGGAAGGCTCTCCCTTTCACACCGACGAGCTTGAAGCCCAAGCGCGCGCAGGCCAAACGGCAAGAGGATCGGGAATTCGCGGTTTCATGCCCGACCAGCATCGTAGCTTCTTTCCACTACTGCCCTATGTGTTTGTCGCAGCCGCGGACGCCGAAGGCTGGCCGTTGGCCACCATGCTGACGGGGCGACCGGGTTTTGTGCATGCGCCTGATCCCGTCACTTTGCGCATCGACGCGGCACCGGAGCCGGATGATCCGGCGACCGCGACTTTGGCGTGCGGCGAGAGCATCGGAATTCTCGGCCTGGATCTCACGACCCGCCGGCGCAATCGGGCCAACGGTCGAATTGTGGATTTGGATGCGACGGGACTGACTGTCGCGGTCAGCCAGAGCTTCGGCAACTGCGCGAAATACATACAGAGGCGCGCGACGCAAGAGGCGCCACTTGCGCCCGCGTCAACCGAAGCATTCACCGGCCTCGACGTGAGAGCTCGCGTGCTGATTGAAGGCGCCGACACATTTTTCGTGGCGAGCCGCTCACGGGCGGAAATCGAAGCCAACGGAGGTCTCGACATCTCGCATCGCGGCGGGCGCCCCGGCTTCGTGCGCGTCGACGGAAACGCACTGACGATCCCGGATTTCCCGGGAAATCGCTACTTCAACACGTTCGGCAATCTCCTGGGCGAACCACGTGCTTCACTCCTCTTCATCGACTTCGATTGCGGCAACCTGCTTCAACTCCAGGGCATCGCAACGCTCGATTGGAGCGCGAGCCCTCCGTCGCTTGTCGAAGGGGCCGAGCGCCACTGGCGGTTCGACGTCGTTCGCGGCTGGCGCCGGCATCCGGCGGCTTCCTTACGATGGTCGTTCATCGACTATTCGCCGGTTACGCTCGGCACCGGAATATGGAGCTCTTCGTAA
- a CDS encoding TauD/TfdA dioxygenase family protein: MAVVLEKPVAETTGQNLSIRPYKPLIGAVIENVDLAKPLSDRNRQDLNRALVEHGVIFIRNQALNDAHHVELASIFGKPIRKNIYLPSVSEFPEIEVIAHDEHTKSGGTDNWHVDVSWQREPPKATVLHIKQVPAGGGGDTIWASSSAAFDLLDPDLARYFEKLTAVNTFIASPKKAALSDLLSGYAAGHRETAEEGLARVHEANSRFPPIEVPVVKTHPETGRKLIFVNEAHTSHLLGVSKTASQSLLNYLYDVIKTPEIQARFEWQEGDVAIWDNRQVQHYAVRDYGKAPRRIHRVTLEYDGVF; the protein is encoded by the coding sequence ATGGCCGTTGTGTTGGAGAAGCCTGTTGCAGAGACAACAGGACAGAATCTCTCTATTCGTCCCTACAAGCCGCTGATCGGCGCGGTGATCGAGAATGTCGATCTGGCGAAGCCGCTCAGCGATCGCAACAGGCAGGATCTGAACCGTGCCCTGGTCGAGCACGGCGTCATCTTCATCCGCAATCAGGCATTGAACGACGCGCACCATGTCGAGCTCGCCAGTATCTTCGGCAAGCCGATCCGCAAGAACATTTATCTTCCGTCGGTGAGCGAATTTCCCGAGATCGAGGTGATCGCCCATGACGAGCACACGAAGTCGGGCGGCACCGACAATTGGCACGTGGACGTCTCCTGGCAGCGCGAGCCGCCCAAGGCGACGGTGCTGCATATCAAGCAGGTTCCTGCCGGCGGCGGCGGAGATACGATCTGGGCCTCGTCATCCGCGGCCTTTGATCTGCTCGACCCCGATCTCGCCCGCTATTTCGAGAAGCTGACCGCGGTTAATACATTCATCGCGTCACCGAAGAAGGCCGCGCTGTCGGATCTCCTCTCGGGCTATGCGGCAGGACATCGGGAGACGGCGGAGGAGGGGCTCGCGCGAGTCCACGAGGCGAATTCGAGGTTTCCGCCGATCGAAGTCCCTGTCGTCAAGACGCACCCGGAAACCGGCCGCAAGCTGATCTTCGTCAACGAGGCCCACACCAGCCATCTGCTCGGGGTGTCCAAGACCGCGAGCCAGAGCCTGCTGAACTATCTCTACGACGTGATCAAGACGCCAGAAATCCAGGCCCGTTTCGAGTGGCAGGAGGGCGACGTCGCGATCTGGGACAACAGGCAAGTCCAGCATTACGCCGTGCGCGACTATGGCAAGGCGCCGCGCCGCATTCATCGCGTCACGCTGGAATATGACGGCGTGTTCTAG
- a CDS encoding ABC transporter permease: MTYDHRNRTVTRSAWWSDHTALAQLVRRWAVFALLLGLIAVFAAEEPAFLTLPNVMSVLQAVSVVAIIGVGVTVSIAVGGFDLSVGAIAASSVMAASYAMVVWHFSAAETVLLVLALGLAVGLVNATLIVRFNVPDLLATLAVNFLLTGLQLIPTAGRSIATGLILPNGTSANGVFDPAFLSLGRTRLFDVVPLPVLIMLTVAVTAGIFTERTRFGRLIFAVGGNELAARLAGARTGRLKVLAYSLSASLAALGGVIVAARVGRGDVSSGASLLLDAVAASLIGYAVLNARRPNVLGTIVGAIFVGILLNGLTMLNVPYYTQDFVKGVVLVGALALTYGSARRRH; the protein is encoded by the coding sequence CTGACCTATGACCATCGCAACAGAACAGTTACCCGCAGCGCCTGGTGGTCGGACCATACAGCCCTTGCACAGCTCGTTCGCCGTTGGGCCGTCTTCGCTCTTCTGCTTGGTCTGATCGCCGTTTTCGCGGCTGAGGAGCCGGCCTTCCTGACGCTTCCCAACGTCATGAGCGTTCTCCAGGCCGTGTCGGTGGTGGCGATCATCGGCGTCGGTGTGACGGTCTCGATTGCAGTGGGCGGCTTCGATCTGTCCGTCGGTGCGATCGCGGCGTCGAGCGTCATGGCGGCGAGTTACGCCATGGTCGTCTGGCACTTCAGCGCAGCAGAAACGGTTCTCCTCGTGCTGGCGCTCGGCCTGGCTGTTGGGCTCGTCAACGCAACCCTGATCGTCCGCTTCAACGTGCCCGACCTGCTCGCGACACTTGCCGTCAACTTTCTCCTGACCGGGCTTCAACTGATTCCCACCGCGGGCCGCTCCATCGCCACCGGTCTCATCCTGCCCAACGGCACATCGGCCAACGGCGTGTTCGATCCGGCATTCCTGAGCCTCGGGCGCACGCGGCTGTTTGACGTGGTGCCGCTGCCGGTTCTCATCATGCTGACGGTGGCCGTGACCGCCGGCATCTTCACGGAACGAACGAGATTTGGCCGGTTGATCTTTGCCGTGGGCGGCAACGAGCTGGCAGCGCGCCTTGCCGGCGCGCGGACCGGACGATTGAAGGTGCTGGCCTATAGCCTGTCGGCAAGCCTCGCCGCGCTCGGTGGCGTCATCGTCGCAGCGCGCGTCGGCCGCGGCGACGTCTCCTCCGGCGCATCGCTGCTGCTCGATGCCGTCGCAGCCTCCCTGATCGGCTATGCCGTGCTCAACGCCCGGCGCCCGAACGTGCTCGGCACGATCGTCGGTGCGATCTTCGTCGGCATCCTGCTGAACGGCCTCACCATGCTGAACGTACCCTATTACACGCAGGATTTCGTCAAGGGCGTCGTGCTGGTCGGTGCGCTTGCACTCACCTATGGCTCCGCCCGACGCAGACACTGA
- a CDS encoding LysR family transcriptional regulator → MDRLQELAVMVAVVDNGSLAAAARRLRRSPPAITRALAALEARVGARLIERSTRRLAVTEAGRAFAEQARTVLNAYDAAVSGLAASPFRGLLRVTAPLQFGRQHVAPLVTEFLKAHPEMRLELVLNDRFLDLIEEGIDVAVRVGTLSDSKLIARRVGEVRRILVASPAYLARRGTPKKPVELGAHDTILGTMRSEPSEWRFGPPKGGSVVRLSPRLIVNETQARLVAVRAGQGITRVLSYQVSEDLRAGSLIRIMPALEPPAIPIHLVTSSGRQKLPKVRGFLDYAAAYFTKLDVIRPMKKK, encoded by the coding sequence ATGGACCGTCTTCAAGAGCTCGCGGTGATGGTCGCTGTGGTCGACAACGGTAGCCTCGCGGCCGCGGCACGCCGGCTGCGCCGATCTCCTCCCGCCATCACGCGTGCACTCGCCGCGCTCGAGGCGCGAGTGGGTGCACGGCTGATCGAGCGCAGCACGCGCCGCCTTGCGGTGACCGAAGCAGGTCGCGCCTTTGCAGAGCAGGCGCGGACTGTTCTGAATGCGTACGATGCGGCCGTCAGCGGCCTTGCCGCATCCCCGTTTCGTGGCCTGTTGCGTGTGACCGCGCCGCTCCAGTTCGGTCGCCAGCACGTGGCGCCGCTCGTAACGGAATTTTTGAAGGCCCATCCTGAAATGCGTCTCGAGCTGGTCCTCAATGACCGCTTTCTCGATCTCATCGAGGAGGGCATCGACGTCGCGGTGCGGGTTGGCACGCTCTCGGACTCCAAGCTGATCGCCAGGCGTGTCGGTGAGGTACGGCGGATACTGGTGGCAAGCCCTGCCTATCTTGCAAGGCGCGGTACACCGAAGAAGCCCGTGGAGCTTGGAGCCCACGACACGATACTTGGGACCATGAGATCGGAACCATCAGAATGGCGCTTCGGGCCGCCGAAAGGAGGATCCGTCGTGCGTCTGTCGCCGCGGCTCATCGTCAATGAAACGCAAGCGCGCCTCGTAGCGGTGCGCGCCGGGCAGGGCATTACGCGTGTCTTGTCGTATCAGGTTAGTGAGGATCTTCGGGCAGGATCGCTCATTCGCATCATGCCGGCGTTGGAGCCGCCTGCTATCCCGATCCATCTCGTCACATCCAGCGGAAGACAAAAATTGCCGAAGGTCAGAGGCTTTCTCGACTATGCCGCCGCATATTTTACCAAGCTGGATGTCATTCGCCCGATGAAGAAAAAATGA
- a CDS encoding glutathione S-transferase family protein, which yields MTENHITLHGSEISGHTHRVELLLRALDLPYRFVPSPPEIRRSDTFLALNPLGQVPVLQDGDVVLADSNAILVYLAKRYAAESNWLPDDPVAAASVQRWLSIAAGEIASGPNIARLIVARGVPGDRAKAVAVTDRLLHFMNGHLLKRPYLVAAHPTIADLACYSYIAAAPEGGIELEPFAAVCAWLRRIETIHGFKPMPPATRPT from the coding sequence ATGACCGAGAACCACATCACGCTTCATGGCAGCGAGATATCGGGCCACACCCACCGCGTGGAGCTATTGCTGCGCGCGCTCGATTTGCCGTACCGGTTCGTGCCCTCGCCGCCCGAGATCAGACGATCCGACACGTTTCTCGCGCTCAACCCGCTGGGGCAGGTGCCCGTTCTGCAGGACGGCGATGTGGTACTCGCCGACAGCAATGCGATCCTGGTCTATCTCGCCAAGCGCTATGCAGCCGAGAGCAACTGGTTACCTGACGATCCGGTTGCGGCCGCCAGCGTTCAGCGCTGGCTGTCGATTGCGGCGGGCGAAATCGCCTCCGGCCCCAATATCGCACGTCTGATCGTAGCACGCGGCGTGCCCGGGGATCGCGCCAAGGCGGTCGCAGTCACTGATCGATTGCTGCACTTCATGAACGGACATCTCTTGAAGCGGCCCTATCTGGTCGCGGCGCACCCGACCATCGCTGACCTTGCCTGCTATTCGTACATCGCCGCTGCTCCCGAAGGAGGCATCGAGCTCGAACCGTTCGCCGCGGTTTGCGCGTGGCTGCGACGGATCGAGACCATTCATGGTTTCAAGCCCATGCCTCCGGCGACGCGGCCGACATGA
- a CDS encoding TfoX/Sxy family protein, whose product MVASTAYAEFLREQLAPLGRITMRRMFGKTGVFCDGAMLGMVTENILYLRVDDENRAAFEEARTSPPLNYAKGGKFIDLAFWRVPDRLFDDADEFINWARLALAAAHRVAAKRKP is encoded by the coding sequence ATGGTCGCGAGCACAGCATATGCCGAGTTTCTGCGCGAGCAACTGGCTCCGCTGGGCCGCATCACCATGCGGCGCATGTTCGGAAAGACAGGTGTATTCTGCGATGGAGCAATGCTCGGTATGGTGACCGAAAACATTCTCTATCTTCGCGTTGACGACGAAAACCGAGCGGCCTTTGAGGAGGCCCGCACGTCACCGCCCTTGAATTACGCAAAGGGAGGAAAATTCATCGATCTCGCTTTTTGGCGTGTGCCAGACCGGCTGTTCGACGATGCCGATGAATTCATCAATTGGGCGCGTTTAGCGTTAGCTGCGGCTCATAGAGTGGCCGCCAAACGAAAGCCCTAA
- a CDS encoding substrate-binding domain-containing protein, with the protein MTRIFRSALVLAASLAIAPAIAAGISGAPAPFDQGGVKVALVSYISSGDFFEAYQSGAQAQARKIGIDLRVFPGKQDAAEQRSQIEQAINLGVKAIVIDHGLPESLKDVAQKAVDAGIKVVAFDVNLDNAKIPQVEQSDHQLARLALEQALKENGESFNAGYVYVAGFAPLDRRHEVWEEFKKKYPGIKEAARFGVVNATTAAGVADQAKAVLRAHPEISVAFAPYDEFARGVKLAVNELGLQDKVKIYSADVSTADIREIIEPNSPWVATVATNPAVVGAVSIRAAALAVAGSDPGHAITVSPVLLTQKALAESGAKTVEELSAKIRAFGASEAATAAWISQ; encoded by the coding sequence ATGACACGCATCTTTCGATCCGCTCTCGTACTGGCAGCGAGCCTCGCCATCGCTCCCGCGATCGCGGCAGGCATCAGCGGAGCGCCCGCTCCCTTCGACCAGGGCGGCGTGAAGGTGGCGCTTGTCAGCTACATCTCCAGCGGCGATTTCTTCGAAGCCTATCAATCGGGCGCGCAGGCGCAGGCCAGAAAGATCGGCATTGATCTGCGCGTGTTTCCCGGCAAGCAGGATGCCGCGGAGCAGCGCTCTCAGATCGAGCAGGCGATCAATCTCGGCGTCAAGGCAATCGTGATCGACCACGGTCTGCCGGAATCGCTGAAGGACGTAGCGCAGAAGGCCGTCGACGCCGGCATCAAGGTCGTCGCCTTCGACGTGAACCTCGACAATGCCAAAATTCCGCAAGTGGAGCAGAGCGACCACCAGCTCGCGCGCCTTGCCCTTGAACAGGCACTGAAGGAGAACGGTGAAAGCTTCAATGCCGGCTATGTCTACGTCGCCGGTTTCGCACCGCTCGACCGCCGCCACGAGGTCTGGGAGGAATTCAAGAAGAAATATCCCGGCATCAAGGAAGCGGCCCGCTTCGGCGTCGTCAACGCCACGACGGCGGCCGGTGTCGCCGATCAGGCCAAGGCCGTGCTCCGCGCCCATCCGGAAATCTCGGTCGCATTTGCGCCCTATGACGAATTCGCACGCGGCGTGAAACTGGCTGTCAACGAATTGGGACTTCAGGACAAGGTGAAGATCTACTCCGCCGACGTTTCCACCGCCGACATCCGCGAGATCATCGAACCGAACAGCCCCTGGGTGGCGACGGTGGCGACCAACCCGGCGGTGGTCGGCGCGGTGTCGATCCGCGCGGCAGCCCTGGCGGTCGCCGGCTCTGATCCAGGCCATGCGATCACGGTGTCTCCTGTGCTGCTGACCCAAAAGGCGCTCGCCGAGAGCGGCGCGAAGACCGTCGAGGAACTCTCGGCCAAGATTCGAGCTTTCGGCGCCTCAGAGGCCGCTACCGCCGCCTGGATCTCCCAATAA
- a CDS encoding substrate-binding domain-containing protein produces MSRLKSIAITGAAVLGLATAGHAAGLSGAPAPFDKGDVKIAVVNFIGGGDWLQAFEAGAKRQADALKVDLRISEARQDPDAQRRLIEDAINRKVDGIIINNGKPEALKDEAQKAIDAGIKVVAYDVNLDNPKIPQVEQSDAEMARLVLDQAIKEQGHGIKGGVVYVAGFAPLDRRYAVWKDFGKTHGLEERAVWGVVNDSVPASVADQTKAVLRAHPEITAIFTPWDEFARGVKLAIDELGVAEKVKVYGVDISTSDIQAIIEPKSPWVATAATNAAVVGEVSVRAVALLIAGQDPGHSVLVKPQLVTRADLVEKNVKTIEELADKIPAFRASEAATAPWIPAVK; encoded by the coding sequence ATGAGCCGACTAAAATCCATTGCCATCACCGGAGCCGCGGTCCTGGGCTTGGCGACGGCCGGCCACGCCGCCGGATTGTCGGGAGCACCTGCTCCCTTTGACAAGGGCGACGTGAAGATCGCCGTCGTCAATTTCATCGGCGGTGGCGACTGGCTCCAGGCCTTCGAGGCCGGAGCCAAGCGGCAAGCCGATGCGCTGAAGGTCGATCTGCGCATCTCGGAAGCGCGCCAGGATCCTGATGCCCAACGCCGGCTGATCGAGGATGCGATCAACCGGAAGGTCGACGGCATCATCATCAATAATGGCAAGCCCGAGGCACTGAAGGACGAGGCGCAGAAGGCGATCGACGCCGGCATCAAGGTCGTCGCCTATGACGTGAACCTGGACAACCCGAAGATCCCGCAGGTGGAGCAAAGCGATGCCGAAATGGCGCGCCTTGTCCTCGATCAGGCGATCAAGGAGCAAGGTCACGGAATCAAGGGCGGCGTCGTCTATGTCGCGGGCTTCGCTCCGCTCGATCGTCGCTACGCGGTCTGGAAGGACTTTGGCAAGACCCACGGCCTCGAGGAACGCGCCGTCTGGGGCGTCGTCAACGACTCCGTGCCGGCCTCCGTCGCCGACCAGACCAAGGCGGTGTTGCGCGCGCATCCGGAGATCACCGCCATCTTCACGCCCTGGGACGAATTCGCACGCGGCGTGAAGCTCGCGATTGACGAATTGGGCGTCGCCGAAAAGGTAAAGGTCTACGGCGTCGATATCTCGACCTCGGACATCCAAGCGATCATCGAGCCGAAGAGCCCGTGGGTGGCGACGGCGGCGACCAATGCCGCCGTGGTCGGCGAAGTCTCGGTGCGTGCGGTCGCACTGCTGATCGCCGGTCAGGATCCGGGACACTCCGTGCTGGTCAAGCCACAACTCGTCACCCGCGCCGACCTCGTCGAGAAGAACGTCAAGACCATCGAAGAGCTGGCGGACAAAATTCCAGCCTTCCGGGCGAGCGAGGCGGCGACGGCGCCGTGGATTCCGGCGGTCAAATGA
- a CDS encoding nuclear transport factor 2 family protein produces the protein MPMTPHDDLLLWHALHRLEVKYWYDVDFNDGRTAHDFFTPDGVKIVGHNRFEGREEIRAFYEWRASQIGEKAVDRLAISGVKAVRHLITNLHVASSSERSATAVGIIVFYGGLTYPSTRQSNPPMMVADLINECVLDEDNVWRFKSHTLQPVFMSAAAPPSMEIDPIFLKDT, from the coding sequence ATGCCAATGACGCCTCACGACGACCTCCTGCTCTGGCATGCCCTTCATCGCCTAGAGGTGAAATATTGGTACGACGTCGACTTCAACGATGGGCGCACGGCCCATGACTTCTTCACGCCGGACGGCGTGAAGATCGTGGGTCACAACCGGTTCGAAGGGCGTGAAGAGATCCGAGCATTTTATGAGTGGCGAGCCAGTCAAATCGGCGAGAAGGCAGTGGATCGACTGGCGATCAGCGGTGTGAAAGCGGTGCGTCACCTGATCACCAATCTGCACGTCGCATCGAGCAGCGAACGCTCCGCGACGGCGGTGGGCATCATTGTCTTCTATGGCGGCCTCACTTATCCATCCACGCGTCAATCAAATCCTCCAATGATGGTGGCAGATTTGATCAATGAGTGCGTGCTCGACGAAGACAATGTGTGGCGGTTTAAATCGCATACGCTCCAGCCCGTATTCATGAGTGCCGCCGCCCCTCCGTCAATGGAGATCGATCCCATTTTCCTGAAGGACACCTGA
- a CDS encoding LLM class flavin-dependent oxidoreductase: MSALHFNAFVMNTVSHIQHGLWRHPDARQADFEDVNLWIDLARTLEAGLFDAIFFADVVGVYGPVGGDYTVNAREGLQIPTNDPSVLLSALAVNTEHLGLAFTSSVLQAHPFEFARRASTLDHISKGRVAWNIVTSTQESAARNFGLDRLTAHDERYEWADEYLEVVFKLWEGSWDDGALLKDRNRGIFSDARLIHRINHVGKRYRVEGPHLPSPSPQRTPLLFQAGSSPAGRAFAARNAEAQFISTPNPRTAAELITETRDFAERAGRRREDIKFFQGFAFVIGSTEAEARRKEAELDSYVSIDGFLAHSNLGVSQDDGRPYPPETLLKDIETNGGRSHIEWLRKREPGREPTVGDLGRLVAQRHPRLVGTPEQIADALTEWQQAGIDGVNLINWTIPGSYQEFNAHLLPELQRRGLAKREYAKGSLRNKLFGHDRLDDRHPAARWRGAFTPRLAAE, from the coding sequence ATGAGCGCGCTGCATTTCAATGCCTTTGTGATGAACACGGTCTCGCACATCCAGCACGGGCTGTGGCGCCACCCCGACGCGCGGCAGGCGGATTTCGAGGACGTGAATCTCTGGATCGATTTGGCCAGGACGCTGGAGGCCGGGCTGTTCGACGCAATCTTCTTCGCCGACGTCGTCGGGGTCTATGGGCCGGTCGGCGGCGACTATACGGTCAATGCGCGCGAGGGCCTCCAGATCCCAACTAACGATCCCTCGGTGCTGCTGTCCGCGCTCGCCGTCAACACCGAGCATCTCGGTCTTGCCTTCACCAGTTCGGTCCTGCAGGCCCATCCGTTCGAATTTGCGCGCCGCGCTTCGACACTCGACCATATCAGCAAGGGCCGCGTGGCCTGGAACATCGTCACCTCGACGCAGGAGAGCGCCGCCCGCAATTTCGGGCTCGATCGGCTGACCGCGCATGACGAGCGGTACGAGTGGGCGGACGAATATCTCGAGGTCGTGTTCAAGCTGTGGGAAGGCTCGTGGGACGACGGAGCCCTGCTGAAGGATCGCAATCGCGGCATCTTCTCCGATGCCCGCCTGATCCACCGGATCAACCATGTCGGCAAGCGCTATCGCGTGGAAGGTCCGCATCTGCCGTCGCCGTCGCCTCAGCGCACGCCGCTGCTGTTCCAGGCCGGCTCCTCGCCGGCAGGCCGGGCCTTCGCGGCGCGCAACGCCGAGGCGCAGTTCATCTCGACGCCGAACCCGCGCACCGCCGCCGAGCTCATCACGGAGACCCGCGACTTTGCCGAGCGCGCCGGGCGGCGTCGTGAGGACATCAAGTTCTTCCAGGGCTTTGCCTTCGTTATCGGGAGCACTGAGGCGGAGGCGAGGCGCAAGGAAGCCGAGCTCGACAGCTATGTCAGCATCGACGGCTTCCTCGCGCATTCCAATCTCGGCGTGTCCCAGGACGATGGCCGGCCATATCCGCCGGAGACGCTGCTCAAGGACATTGAGACCAACGGCGGCCGTAGCCACATCGAATGGCTGCGCAAGCGCGAGCCCGGCCGAGAGCCGACGGTCGGCGATCTCGGCCGTCTCGTGGCCCAGCGCCATCCCCGGCTGGTCGGTACGCCGGAGCAGATTGCCGATGCGCTCACCGAATGGCAGCAGGCCGGCATCGACGGCGTCAACCTGATCAACTGGACGATCCCTGGCTCCTATCAGGAATTCAACGCGCATCTGCTTCCCGAACTGCAGCGGCGTGGCCTTGCCAAGCGTGAGTACGCAAAGGGAAGCTTGCGCAACAAGCTGTTCGGGCACGACCGGCTCGACGATCGCCATCCGGCCGCGCGCTGGCGCGGTGCCTTCACGCCGCGTCTGGCGGCCGAGTGA
- a CDS encoding L-lactate permease has translation MLIYILWSLPILVVIVLVVSRRTSSANAGACGLVIATVVGLLSAPSAFGPLQAVLAVAQGAWLGLLVGSVILGGLIFRDLASKGADGGEPAPSPTSLRRDEVYAACFLLGPFAEAATGFGVGQVTIAPILKRAGIAPIDAVLLGLFSQILVPWGALANGTIVGAQLSGLAPAILGAHSAILSAPLLLGWLCLFWLFAARAGVSATWRRLLIELLATVSTIALLIMANIQLGPEPAGMAALAPLIVVRFLFTKGLDRKAWRSAINAGLPYATLVGGIAATRAFPPVNQALSEVFAIRPFAEGPTWFPLMHPASWLLAVGAATALARGGPKDIAPALTRAWALGKSPVLAIVLFLTMAQVMLASGTADGLAQAVRFALGSAAALATPIFAALFGFLTSSSSTANGLLMPSQAALSKAGHLSLPWLAALQNVAAAAATMLCPVRVAMGCSLAGVANLQPKVVARAWPLGALPVCILLAAAAALVAIARM, from the coding sequence ATGTTGATATACATCCTTTGGTCGCTACCGATTCTTGTCGTTATCGTTCTTGTTGTCTCCCGCCGCACCTCGTCCGCGAACGCTGGGGCCTGCGGCCTTGTCATTGCGACCGTGGTCGGACTGCTTTCCGCGCCGAGCGCTTTCGGGCCGCTTCAGGCCGTCCTCGCGGTTGCACAAGGCGCTTGGCTGGGCCTCCTCGTGGGATCTGTGATCCTGGGCGGACTTATCTTCCGAGACCTCGCCTCGAAGGGAGCTGACGGAGGCGAACCCGCGCCAAGCCCGACTTCGCTCCGCCGTGATGAAGTCTATGCCGCCTGCTTCCTGCTCGGACCATTTGCCGAGGCTGCAACGGGCTTTGGCGTCGGACAGGTTACAATCGCGCCCATCTTGAAACGTGCCGGCATTGCTCCGATCGATGCCGTGCTGCTTGGCCTGTTCAGTCAGATTCTCGTGCCTTGGGGTGCACTCGCGAACGGCACGATCGTAGGAGCGCAGCTCTCCGGGCTCGCTCCGGCGATTCTAGGTGCACATAGCGCCATCCTATCCGCGCCTCTGCTCCTGGGCTGGCTGTGTTTGTTCTGGCTTTTCGCTGCGCGCGCGGGGGTCTCAGCGACCTGGCGACGACTTTTGATCGAGCTGCTTGCGACAGTCAGCACAATCGCACTCTTGATTATGGCAAATATTCAACTCGGCCCGGAGCCTGCCGGCATGGCGGCGCTCGCACCGCTTATCGTTGTGCGCTTTCTATTCACGAAAGGACTGGATCGAAAGGCGTGGCGATCCGCTATCAATGCCGGTTTGCCTTATGCGACCCTCGTCGGCGGAATCGCTGCAACACGGGCGTTTCCCCCCGTCAATCAGGCGTTGTCGGAGGTCTTTGCGATACGCCCCTTTGCCGAGGGCCCCACCTGGTTTCCTCTGATGCATCCCGCCTCCTGGCTGCTGGCGGTCGGAGCTGCCACGGCCCTTGCGAGGGGAGGTCCGAAGGACATCGCTCCCGCCCTCACGCGCGCCTGGGCACTGGGCAAGTCGCCCGTCCTGGCGATCGTTCTCTTCCTCACCATGGCGCAGGTCATGCTCGCATCCGGAACAGCCGATGGCCTGGCGCAGGCCGTACGTTTTGCGCTCGGCTCCGCTGCCGCACTCGCGACGCCGATTTTCGCAGCACTGTTCGGATTTCTGACCAGCAGCAGCAGCACGGCCAACGGATTGCTGATGCCTTCGCAAGCGGCATTGTCCAAGGCAGGTCATTTGAGTTTACCGTGGCTCGCCGCCTTGCAGAACGTCGCTGCCGCGGCAGCAACCATGCTCTGTCCCGTTCGCGTAGCGATGGGCTGCTCGCTCGCCGGTGTTGCCAACCTTCAGCCCAAGGTCGTGGCGCGTGCCTGGCCGCTTGGTGCACTGCCAGTCTGCATTCTGCTGGCCGCGGCGGCAGCGCTCGTTGCGATCGCGCGCATGTAG